The nucleotide sequence ACGATGGAGAAAGTAAAGCCAGCTTGACTTGTGTTGCATATGCCACACATTGGGAGACATGAAAACAGCAGCTATTCACAGTCGCATCGATCCGGAGACGAAAGAAAAGGCGGAGACGATTCTCCATCGCCTTGGAATGAGCCCCACTGAGGCCATTCGTATGTTTTACACTCAGATCACCCTGCGAAATGGTCTTCCCTTTTCTGTGGAAATCCCGAATGAAGAAACAGAACAGGCTTTGGAAGACTCCCGATCGGGTCGCAATCTGGAGCGTTTCGAAAGTGCGGATGCTCTAATTGACAGCTGGAAGTGAATGAAGCCGGTCATCCAAACCAGCCAATTCAAGAAGGATATTAAGCGCCTGAAGAAAAGGGGAAAGGACCTCGAGAAGCTTGGTGATGTCGTTCGAATACTTGCCGCAGACGCGCCTCTCGAAGAAAAGCATCGCGATCATGCCTTGATCGGCAAGTGGGTGGGCTCCCGAGACTGCCACGTTGAGACTAACTGGATTCTGATTTATAGAAATGAACCTGATACACTCTTCTTGGAACGCTCTGGAAGCCACAGTGACCTCTTCAAAAAATAGCTCCATCCAGTCGATCGTATCAACTCCGTTTCGCTGCGCTACACTGCGTGATACACCTTTCCGATCTAAGTAAATGAATTTAAGAGAAATTGAAGCCCACACAAAGGAAATCGGGGAGACCTTGCTATACTGTTTAGAGAACAAAAAGCGACTTCCAACGATGATCTTGATTTATACCGCGATCGATATGCTTGCATCATTGACTAGGCCGATCGACCAAGAGGATACTAACGGCCTAATCTATAAAGACTGGGTTGAAAAATATCTAATTGATGAAATCGAAGTAGATGTCGCAGCCGAGGATATCTGGGGCGCAAGGTGCGGAGTGCTTCACACGAACCAACCTGATTCAAGAAAATCGAGATCTGGGTTAGCGCGTCGACTTGAATACTATCAGGGGCCTAAAGAACACATCGACATGCTTCAATCGAAGATCGACCCAGACAGAAAGAAGCACATCATCTTGAATTTAGAGCAGTTGTCAGAGGCGTTTCTATCCGCAATAGTCTTGTTTTTTAAGGATGTGAACAGTGATCCTGAATTGATGAAAAGATTAAAGCATCACGGAGATAAGATTTTTGTTCGTAGCAGCATGGAATTTCCTAGAGATGGAATTTAGATCCAGGCGCAGCTATCAACTCCTTTCGCGCTCCGCGCTTCAGT is from Puniceicoccus vermicola and encodes:
- a CDS encoding type II toxin-antitoxin system RelB/DinJ family antitoxin, with amino-acid sequence MKTAAIHSRIDPETKEKAETILHRLGMSPTEAIRMFYTQITLRNGLPFSVEIPNEETEQALEDSRSGRNLERFESADALIDSWK
- a CDS encoding type II toxin-antitoxin system YafQ family toxin, producing the protein MKPVIQTSQFKKDIKRLKKRGKDLEKLGDVVRILAADAPLEEKHRDHALIGKWVGSRDCHVETNWILIYRNEPDTLFLERSGSHSDLFKK